Proteins encoded in a region of the Vicia villosa cultivar HV-30 ecotype Madison, WI linkage group LG5, Vvil1.0, whole genome shotgun sequence genome:
- the LOC131604358 gene encoding cysteine-rich receptor-like protein kinase 24 has protein sequence MNPTNLLLLSSQNLKECTNNFNQINLIGLTQFVRLFRGNFQGQHVLVKILDDEKLKHITSKYHDENLILKEEIKFYTNPNLKDCPNLATLIGYTWERDIKGIVYDINPLDTLDNVIKKDGMNWVQRINVIHEIAKFLKFIHDQEKQNMVMNNASHIILDKDYKPKLFDLMLLSEVKMLKEQLTMSTSYIDPYFSLRGGEWNKSSEVYSFGIILLELITKRISNNENIEHTSLNMDNLLHIWAKKEYKPNCSLVHKHLQEDWLYNAKDGVAITLLALQCIEFFPANRPSMSDVLQNLENLSVLQHLFDARSSKREKKFISS, from the exons ATGAACCCAACAAATCTTCTCCTTCTTTCATCTCAAAACTTGAAAGAATGTACAAACAATTTCAACCAAATCAATCTCATAGGGTTGACACAGTTTGTAAGATTGTTTAGAGGAAACTTCCAAGGTCAACATGTCTTAGTGAAGATATTGGATGATGAAAAATTGAAGCACATAACTTCCAAATATCATGATGAAAATTTGATTCTCAAA GAGGAAATAAAGTTTTACACAAATCCAAATTTGAAAGATTGTCCTAACTTGGCTACTTTGATTGGTTATACTTGGGAAAGAGATATAAAAGGGATTGTTTATGATATTAATCCACTTGATACTTTGGATAATGTAATCAAGAAAG ATGGTATGAATTGGGTTCAGAGAATAAATGTAATTCATGAGATTGCTAAGTTCTTGAAATTCATACATGATCAAGAGAAACAAAACATGGTGATGAATAATGCATCTCATATAATTCTTGATAAG GACTATAAGCCAAAGTTATTTGATTTGATGTTGCTTAGTGAAGTAAAAATGCTAAAGGAACAATTAACAATGTCAACTAGCTATATTGATCCTTATTTTTCTCTAAGAG GTGGTGAATGGAATAAAAGCAGTGAAGTGTATTCATTTGGCATTATTTTGCTAGAACTAATAACCAAAAGAATTTCAAACAATGAAAACATAGAACACACAAGCTTAAACATGGATAATCTATTGCATATTTGGGCCAAGAAAGAGTACAAGCCAAATTGTTCTCTTGTTCACAAACATTTGCAAGAAGATTGGCTCTATAATGCCAAAGATGGTGTTGCAATAACTCTACTTGCTTTGCAGTGCATAGAATTTTTTCCAGCAAATCGTCCATCAATGAGTGATGTGTTGCAAAATCTGGAAAATCTTTCAGTGTTGCAACATTTGTTTGATGCTAGATCAAGTAAAAGGGAAAAGAAGTTCATTTCATCATGA
- the LOC131604361 gene encoding uncharacterized protein LOC131604361, which produces MTCHGKLPTKERLKRFHILNDEICSLCNLEIEIVEHLFFKCRIASDIWKGILQWLDVVHQPNGWEEELDWVLKSSRKKGWRARVLKLAFAENIYGVRQHRNDIVFGKDTSRNTINSIIDCIVYRGWQSKRISPYIASLMLYIC; this is translated from the coding sequence ATGACATGTCATGGGAAGCTTCCTACTAAAGAGAGATTGAAGAGATTTCATATCTTAAATGATGAAATTTGTAGTCTTTGCAATTTGGAGATTGAAATTGTTGAGCACTTGTTCTTTAAGTGCAGGATAGCTAGTGACATTTGGAAAGGAATTCTGCAATGGCTGGATGTTGTTCATCAACCGAATGGTTGGGAGGAAGAGCTGGACTGGGTGTTAAAGTCATCGAGGAAGAAAGGTTGGAGAGCTAGAGTGCTGAAGTTAGCTTTTGCTGAAAATATTTATGGTGTCAGGCAGCATAGGAATGATATTGTTTTTGGAAAGGATACATCTAGAAACACCATTAATAGCATTATAGATTGTATAGTTTATAGAGGATGGCAATCCAAAAGGATTAGCCCATATATAGCCTCATTGATGTTATATATTTGTTAG
- the LOC131604359 gene encoding uncharacterized protein LOC131604359, with product MIEYLNRLMGRMQTKPDFHHHAKCEKLNLTNLTFAYDVLLFCRGDERSVKMMLSTINQFSASTGLVVNSKKCKVYCGGLSDEDKHLIQAVTKFEEWQLPMRYLGIPITSKKLNIHHYMPLIEKILQRMTHWTSKMLSYAGRIQLVKSISMAITQYWMHCLPLPQFVIRKIDTMCKTFIWAGSTEASRKSPIAWNTMCKPRDQGGLGYSEPVNLE from the coding sequence ATGATAGAGTATCTTAATAGATTGATGGGAAGAATGCAAACTAAGCCTGACTTCCATCATCATGCAAAGTGTGAGAAGCTTAATCTAACTAACCTCACTTTTGCAtatgatgttttgttgttttGCAGGGGTGATGAGAGGTCTGTTAAGATGATGTTGAGCACTATTAACCAATTTTCTGCTTCAACAGGGCTTGTGGTTAATTCCAAAAAGTGTAAGGTCTATTGTGGTGGGTTAAGTGATGAGGACAAGCACCTGATACAGGCTGTGACAAAGTTTGAAGAATGGCAGCTTCCCATGAGATACTTAGGTATTCCTATAACCAGTAAGAAGCTAAACATTCATCATTACATGCCTCTCATAGAGAAGATTCTGCAAAGAATGACACATTGGACATCAAAGATGCTGAGTTATGCTGGTAGAATTCAACTTGTGAAGAGCATTAGTATGGCTATCACCCAATACTGGATGCATTGCTTACCTCTTCCGCAGTTTGTTATTAGGAAAATTGATACAATGTGCAAAACATTCATTTGGGCTGGTAGCACTGAGGCATCGAGAAAGAGTCCTATTGCTTGGAATACTATGTGTAAACCTCGCGATCAAGGAGGTTTGGGTTATTCTGAACCTGTCAATCTGGAATAA